From Candidatus Eisenbacteria bacterium, the proteins below share one genomic window:
- a CDS encoding TRAP transporter TatT component family protein, with product MHSILPRLSLCALLLVGTGCSLKRMAVNGVANSLSEGGDVFARDDDPELVRDALPFGLKTMESLLETVPKHRGLLLSACQGYTQYAYGFIQLEAERIEPTHYEEAQRLQGRALRLFLRARDFGVRGLEVPHKGLASRLSVRPDSVVRVLKKQDVPWIYWTAASWGSAINLGKDRPELTADIEVVKALIQRGLELDETYEEGALHEAMILMEALPPAMGGSPERAQRHFVRAVDLSRGQRSSPYVTFAQSVSVASQNRKEFRQLLEKALDIDPDKNPKRRLETLILQSKARTLLARQDELFLESDTTSAEESR from the coding sequence ATGCATTCCATCCTTCCTCGGCTCTCGCTGTGCGCTCTCCTCCTCGTCGGAACCGGCTGCTCGCTCAAGCGCATGGCGGTGAATGGCGTCGCCAACTCGCTCTCCGAAGGAGGCGACGTCTTCGCGCGTGACGACGATCCCGAGCTGGTGCGTGACGCGCTTCCCTTCGGCCTGAAGACCATGGAGTCGCTGCTCGAGACGGTGCCGAAGCACCGCGGCCTCCTGCTCAGCGCGTGTCAGGGCTACACGCAGTACGCCTACGGCTTCATCCAGCTCGAGGCGGAGCGCATCGAGCCCACCCATTATGAAGAAGCCCAGCGGCTCCAGGGTCGCGCGCTCCGTCTGTTCCTGCGCGCGCGGGACTTCGGCGTGCGCGGCCTCGAGGTTCCGCACAAAGGCCTCGCGAGCCGGCTCTCGGTGCGCCCGGACTCGGTGGTCCGCGTGCTGAAGAAGCAGGACGTGCCATGGATCTACTGGACCGCCGCCTCCTGGGGATCGGCCATCAACCTGGGCAAGGACCGGCCGGAGCTGACCGCCGACATCGAAGTCGTGAAGGCGCTCATCCAGCGCGGGCTCGAGCTGGACGAGACGTACGAGGAGGGGGCGCTCCACGAGGCGATGATCCTGATGGAAGCGCTGCCGCCGGCGATGGGAGGCTCTCCCGAGCGCGCACAGCGGCACTTCGTGCGCGCGGTGGACCTCTCGCGCGGCCAGCGCTCGAGCCCGTACGTGACGTTCGCGCAGAGCGTGTCCGTGGCCTCACAGAACCGCAAGGAATTCCGTCAGCTTCTCGAGAAGGCGCTGGACATCGATCCGGACAAGAACCCGAAGCGCCGGCTCGAGACGCTGATCCTCCAAAGCAAGGCTCGTACTCTGCTGGCGCGCCAGGACGAGCTCTTCCTCGAATCCGACACCACCTCCGCGGAGGAATCCCGATGA